A window of Nicotiana tabacum cultivar K326 chromosome 24, ASM71507v2, whole genome shotgun sequence contains these coding sequences:
- the LOC107823868 gene encoding clavaminate synthase-like protein At3g21360 codes for MAEYSCKDFKVGKCEGEKIVDGEIMPLVLNPIEPNKNDIKSLLESLDNNKEWFDNMITKNSAVLLRGFDVKNAQNFNDIVETFGWEDIRYVGPAPRTHIYKRVWTANEGPLSEFIYFHHEMVLIKEFPKKVILYCEIPPPEGGETPFVPSFRVTERMIEEFPEIVEEIEKKGLKYTFTAPSKNDKASMRGRGWEDAFGTSDPAEAEKRAKALGMEMEWLPNGGVKTILGPRYLTRVFEGRKGRRMWFNTLVGMYGKDISSAMMFDGTEIPENFVKRCEEIIEEESIQFKWQKNDVLFLDNFATLHARRPSLPPRKVLVATCK; via the exons ATGGCTGAATACAGTTGCAAGGATTTTAAGGTAGGCAAATGCGAAGGAGAAAAAATTGTAGATGGTGAAATCATGCCATTAGTTTTAAACCCTATAGAACCAAACAAGAATGACATCAAATCATTGCTTGAGTCTTTGGACAATAACAAAGAATGGTTTGACAATATGATTACTAAGAATAGTGCTGTTCTTTTACGAGGTTTTGATGTAAAAAATGCACAAAATTTTAATGATATTGTTGAAACTTTTGGTTGGGAAGATATTCGATATGTTGGACCAGCACCAAGAACACATATTTATAAGAGAGTATGGACTGCTAATGAAGGACCCCTTTCTGAATTCATATATTTTCATCACGAGATGGTCCTT ATAAAGGAATTCCCAAAGAAAGTGATACTGTATTGTGAAATACCACCACCAGAaggtggagaaacaccatttgtACCAAGCTTCAGAGTAACAGAAAGAATGATAGAGGAATTCccagaaattgttgaagaaatagaaaagaaaggaTTGAAATACACATTTACTGCTCCAAGTAAGAATGACAAAGCTTCAATGAGAGGCAGAGGTTGGGAAGATGCTTTTGGTACTTCTGATCCTGCTGAAGCTgaaaaaag GGCTAAAGCACTTGGAATGGAGATGGAATGGCTACCAAATGGAGGTGTAAAAACAATCTTAGGACCGCGATATTTAACGAGGGTTTTTGAAGGAAGAAAGGGAAGAAGGATGTGGTTCAATACATTGGTTGGAATGTATGGCAAAGACATAAGCTCAGCTATGATGTTTGATGGAACAGAAATACCAGAAAATTTTGTAAAAAGATGTGAAGagataattgaagaagaaagcatACAATTCAAGTGGCAAAAAAATGATGTTCTCTTCCTTGATAACTTTGCTACACTTCATGCTAGAAGACCTTCTCTTCCACCTAGGAAGGTCCTTGTTGCTACTTGCAAGTAA
- the LOC107823869 gene encoding uncharacterized protein LOC107823869 produces the protein MSFQELQDLSTPIDSPLAMLHLSSAALNHHSTADPTTDQQLSGDPSPEKTTLYGGSTTKTKRYSNCNYTSSLEEPFPKRTATDTTPLPPPPISTAGGDTNSHPHILEGFTKLPLQNYNHQESNSTFLKPQLIVNSRTPSPSPSPAKPPLVPAQFPTPLYRTLSDPTGGSGCGSNKRKSATTQSTLPRTTSWSPNTIQELGGGAFNKNGESPIALKSTTHPPQSALSRTASSSPNNVQEFGGGALNKNGESPNAMRKSPSQSALARTGSCSQNVQESSDAVNNAESPTTMRLKRMKQGMKEMRQWCDLMIQEDAQVEKASSEENKSLKENETETETETEASCEEAVWVERMGNSLILHFRCPCGEGYQILLSGNNCYYKLLTL, from the exons ATGAGTTTTCAAGAACTGCAAGACCTTTCAACTCCAATTGATTCTCCCTTAGCCATGCTCCACCTCAGCTCCGCCGCACTCAACCACCACTCCACCGCTGACCCCACCACAGACCAACAACTCTCCGGCGACCCATCACCTGAAAAAACCACCCTTTACGGTGGCTCCActacaaaaacaaaaagataCTCAAACTGTAACTACACTTCATCTCTTGAAGAACCATTCCCTAAAAGAACCGCCACTGACACCACCCCTCTACCACCACCGCCCATTTCCACCGCCGGCGGCGACACCAACAGCCACCCCCATATCCTCGAAGGGTTCACCAAACTCCCACTTCAAAATTACAACCACCAAGAATCTAATTCTACTTTCCTTAAACCTCAGCTGATCGTAAATTCAAGAACTCCGTCACCTTCGCCGTCTCCGGCGAAGCCGCCGTTAGTGCCAGCTCAGTTTCCTACACCACTTTATCGGACTTTATCTGATCCCACTGGCGGCTCTGGTTGTGGTTCTAATAAGAGAAAATCAGCTACTACTCAAAGTACACTGCCAAGAACAACAAGCTGGTCACCAAATACTATTCAAGAATTAGGTGGTGGCGCTTTTAACAAAAATGGAGAATCTCCTATTGCTTTG AAATCCACTACTCATCCACCACAAAGTGCACTGTCAAGAACAGCTAGTTCGTCACCAAATAATGTTCAAGAATTTGGTGGTGGAGCTTTGAACAAAAATGGAGAATCTCCTAATGCTATG AGAAAATCACCGAGTCAAAGTGCACTTGCAAGAACAGGTAGCTGTTCACAAAATGTTCAAGAATCAAGTGATGCTGTTAACAATGCAGAATCTCCTACTACAATG AGGCTAAAGAGAATGAAgcaaggaatgaaagaaatgagaCAATGGTGTGATCTTATGATTCAAGAAGATGCTCAAGTAGAAAAAGCTTCCTCGGAAGAAAACAAGAGTTTAAAG GAGAATGAGACAGAGACTGAAACTGAAACAGAAGCGTCGTGTGAGGAAGCTGTGTGGGTGGAAAGAATGGGGAATTCTCTGATTCTGCATTTTAGGTGTCCCTGTGGTGAAGGCTATCAGATTCTACTCTCTGGAAACAACTGCTATTACAAATTGTTAACTCTCTGA